One window of the Lacerta agilis isolate rLacAgi1 chromosome 17, rLacAgi1.pri, whole genome shotgun sequence genome contains the following:
- the LOC117039237 gene encoding glycine-rich cell wall structural protein-like: MSVGGGGNVCYASCPASTVTIQPPPFVLNIPGPALYCPDQNFGIEQYNPCAGYGSAYGGSGGRAIGSSGSMGIGGGMGGGGGYGGLGGGMGGGGGYGGLGGGMGGGGGYGGLGGAGGSLGGRGLGGLGAGGSLGGGGGYGGMGGGYGGGSMGGRGGGGLGGGSLGGSGGIGGSSGRRGSIGGGGGGGRRGSIGGGSGGGRRGSIGGGSGGGRRGSIGGGSVGGRRGSIGGGSVSGRRGSIGGGSVGGGTGGTGGSVGGGGGGRRISGGRRYSGSGGYSSGGYGGSGGYSSGGYGGSGGYSSGGYGGSGGYGSGGYGGSGGYGSGGYGGSGGYGSGGYGGSGGYGSGGYGGSGGYGSGGYGSGGYGCYGGGYGGGYGGRSYGTRRITYSGGRRSGYGGGGYSSRSYGGSFGGTLALLPSTACYTCY; this comes from the coding sequence ATGTCCGTCGGAGGCGGTGGGAACGTGTGCTATGCCAGCTGTCCAGCATCCACAGTGACAATACAGCCACCACCCTTTGTCCTAAATATTCCAGGACCAGCACTCTACTGCCCTGACCAAAACTTTGGCATTGAGCAATACAACCCATGCGCAGGCTATGGTAGTGCATATGGAGGCAGCGGTGGTCGTGCTATTGGTAGCAGTGGTAGTATGGGCATAGGTGGTGGTATGGGCGGAGGAGGAGGTTATGGAGGCCTTGGTGGTGGTATGGGTGGAGGAGGCGGTTATGGAGGCCTTGGTGGTGGTATGGGTGGAGGAGGCGGTTATGGAGGCCTTGGTGGTGCAGGTGGAAGTCTGGGAGGCCGTGGGCTTGGTGGTTTAGGTGCAGGTGGCAGTTTGGGTGGTGGAGGAGGCTATGGGGGCATGGGTGGTGGTTATGGGGGTGGAAGTATGGGGGGCCGTGGTGGGGGTGGTTTAGGCGGGGGTAGCTTGGGTGGTAGTGGTGGCATTGGTGGATCTAGTGGACGTCGAGGCAGCATTGGTGGTGGCGGCGGGGGCGGACGTCGAGGCAGCATTGGTGGTGGCAGCGGGGGCGGACGTCGAGGCAGCATTGGTGGTGGCAGCGGGGGTGGACGTCGAGGCAGCATTGGTGGTGGCAGTGTGGGCGGACGACGTGGCAGCATAGGTGGCGGCAGTGTGAGCGGACGACGTGGCAGCATAGGTGGTGGCAGTGTCGGTGGTGGCACTGGTGGAACTGGAGGCAGtgtgggtggtggaggaggaggacgcAGAATCAGCGGGGGACGCCGATACAGTGGCAGTGGTGGCTACAGCAGTGGCGGATATGGTGGAAGTGGCGGATACAGCAGTGGCGGATATGGTGGAAGTGGTGGATACAGCAGTGGCGGATATGGTGGAAGTGGTGGATACGGCAGTGGCGGATATGGTGGAAGTGGTGGATACGGCAGTGGCGGATATGGTGGAAGTGGCGGATACGGCAGTGGCGGATATGGTGGGAGTGGCGGATACGGCAGTGGCGGATATGGTGGAAGTGGCGGATACGGCAGTGGCGGATACGGCAGTGGCGGATACGGCTGTTATGGTGGTGGATACGGTGGTGGATATGGTGGCAGAAGTTATGGCACCAGAAGGATTACATACTCTGGAGGACGCAGAAGTGGATATGGTGGAGGCGGCTACAGCAGCAGGTCTTATGGCGGCTCCTTTGGTGGAACCTTGGCGCTGCTGCCTAGTACCGCATGCTACACCTGCTACTGA